The Acidianus infernus genome window below encodes:
- a CDS encoding ATP-binding protein, with the protein MEELKRNIVKNVTVRQLRGFNVIDHEKGEIPNLHPRKINVIVGCNKTLKTTFLEALTVALLIISPNVYNVRSTTLASTLRMDPLWHYFLAKEGIDISLNEYRITNASLDEVSKVSPIQPLQDLALPNGFKLTRDDKVIRILRIDITVPQNSVLNIRDIAQDETKRLPNYRFVAFSIPNPISADFINNFLSSVSFASVKDRLKKLLNLEFIGMKPDEFGRPNIVATENDVEIQFLGSGFVSLILLTLASSNDIVIYDNIENHLHPQLMFKAIELMKESNSQWFITTQSTEFLDYLLTETDGDNVMVYEFMRRGNSIHIRQIEGSYAKKLSQELSEDLRGMC; encoded by the coding sequence ATGGAAGAACTAAAAAGGAATATCGTTAAAAACGTAACAGTACGCCAACTTAGAGGATTTAACGTAATAGACCACGAAAAAGGAGAGATTCCAAATTTACACCCTCGGAAGATTAACGTAATTGTGGGTTGCAATAAAACACTCAAGACCACTTTTCTTGAAGCATTAACAGTCGCGTTATTAATAATTTCTCCAAATGTATATAACGTTAGATCTACTACTTTAGCTTCTACATTAAGGATGGATCCCTTATGGCACTATTTCTTAGCTAAAGAGGGCATAGATATTTCATTAAATGAATATAGGATTACTAATGCTTCTTTGGACGAAGTATCCAAGGTGAGCCCTATTCAGCCTCTTCAAGATCTAGCCTTACCTAACGGATTTAAGTTAACTAGAGATGATAAGGTGATAAGGATTTTGAGAATAGATATAACAGTTCCTCAAAATTCTGTACTTAACATACGAGACATAGCTCAGGATGAGACAAAGAGGTTACCTAACTATAGATTTGTAGCATTCTCTATTCCTAATCCAATATCTGCAGACTTCATAAATAACTTTTTATCCAGCGTTAGTTTTGCCAGCGTAAAGGATAGATTAAAGAAACTGCTAAACCTTGAATTTATAGGCATGAAGCCTGATGAATTCGGTAGACCTAACATTGTCGCAACTGAAAATGATGTGGAAATTCAGTTCCTAGGCAGTGGATTTGTCTCACTTATATTGTTAACTTTGGCATCAAGTAATGATATAGTAATTTATGATAATATAGAGAACCATTTACACCCGCAACTTATGTTTAAAGCTATAGAATTAATGAAGGAAAGTAATTCGCAATGGTTTATAACTACTCAAAGTACGGAGTTCCTAGATTATTTATTAACTGAAACTGACGGAGATAACGTTATGGTTTATGAGTTCATGAGGAGAGGAAATAGTATCCATATTAGGCAAATAGAAGGAAGTTACGCGAAAAAACTGAGCCAGGAACTTTCAGAGGATTTAAGAGGAATGTGTTGA
- a CDS encoding CRISPR system ring nuclease, translating into MNKVHVSAVGTSLLKNSLSADNVRKKVEDLGLKDWDRLKFDDDRQNKIRDNFTTLEGLLLDFLKSKGKVASAELDSLLSAIDKLQHKKEELYVFLYTTNTWNSKLAGEVIKNYLEEEGIKSELVTVKSISSEETFYEGIEDLFDKVVYKILKFKEEGKEVYINATPGLKPETTFLTIAGLLAGADLIYYKYQEFNDVVILPSPPITISPRYLEWLIDFANYGYTLSEKKAEELGIPVRLLEVRNLVERKGEDAYRLKDWVRKMLGIYLPAGITSSYYKVIVEGEEEKVFNNETEAYNYMEKKKKEGKRVRVEVPNKVYFLWTLS; encoded by the coding sequence ATGAATAAAGTTCACGTTAGTGCTGTAGGAACTTCACTATTGAAGAACTCATTATCGGCAGACAACGTGAGGAAGAAAGTGGAAGACCTAGGCCTTAAAGATTGGGATAGACTTAAGTTTGACGACGATAGACAAAATAAGATTAGAGATAATTTTACAACTCTTGAAGGTCTCTTGCTTGATTTCTTAAAAAGTAAAGGAAAAGTAGCCTCTGCTGAACTGGATTCGCTACTTTCTGCTATTGATAAATTACAACATAAAAAGGAAGAGCTTTACGTGTTTCTTTACACTACTAATACGTGGAACTCTAAACTTGCAGGAGAGGTAATTAAAAATTACTTAGAGGAAGAAGGGATAAAGTCTGAGTTAGTTACCGTAAAGTCCATTTCCTCTGAGGAAACCTTCTATGAAGGAATAGAAGATCTATTTGATAAAGTAGTCTATAAAATCTTAAAATTTAAGGAAGAAGGAAAAGAAGTTTACATTAATGCAACGCCAGGCTTAAAACCCGAGACCACATTCCTCACGATAGCAGGACTTTTGGCTGGGGCGGATTTGATTTATTATAAATATCAAGAGTTTAACGATGTAGTTATTCTTCCTTCACCCCCAATAACTATCAGTCCTAGATACCTGGAATGGCTAATCGATTTTGCCAACTACGGCTATACTCTCTCAGAGAAAAAGGCAGAAGAGTTGGGAATTCCGGTAAGGCTTCTCGAGGTAAGGAATCTTGTTGAAAGAAAAGGCGAAGATGCCTATAGATTAAAAGATTGGGTGAGAAAGATGTTAGGTATTTACTTACCTGCAGGAATTACTAGCTCATACTATAAGGTGATTGTGGAAGGTGAAGAAGAGAAAGTGTTCAATAATGAGACTGAAGCATATAATTATATGGAGAAAAAGAAAAAGGAAGGAAAGAGAGTAAGAGTTGAAGTTCCAAATAAGGTGTATTTCCTTTGGACTTTGAGTTAG
- a CDS encoding clan AA aspartic protease, whose protein sequence is MDFELEIEGVKIKAKIDTGFDGDIIVNKEVFDKIPYYPSQGPRICTASMECYSTYVKLAKIKYLGKEVISTVLNSPVIEK, encoded by the coding sequence TTGGACTTTGAGTTAGAGATTGAAGGTGTGAAAATTAAAGCTAAAATAGATACTGGGTTCGATGGAGATATAATAGTAAATAAAGAAGTTTTTGACAAGATTCCATATTATCCTTCTCAAGGGCCTAGAATCTGCACAGCCTCTATGGAATGCTATTCCACGTACGTTAAATTGGCTAAGATAAAGTATTTAGGGAAAGAAGTCATTTCAACTGTCCTTAACTCGCCGGTTATAGAAAAGTAG
- a CDS encoding ATP-binding protein produces MNVEEIKSIIKEQREDAENLMSRAIPRDVPKEELLTNLSIPNILAILGVRRSGKSTLSLLLLKDKNFAYVDFDDERLRNLKSDDLHIVEQAIYELYGNVDYILFDEIQNIQGWEPFVSRLRKTKRIILTGSNSKLLSGELATSLTGRHVDFTLFPFSFKEFLRFKGVNYSEPLTTRERAEIKNYLRDYMSIGGFPEALLLNSRQIVNSIYNDILFKDVVQRLKIKRISRFKDFSSAIISLYSSEVSLNRIARMLRIDYKTVDEWFYGLTSSYLIYSVERYTGKLSRIAENKKVYVVDMGIIQEVSIKKDMGRLMENLVAIHLLRKNQNKGVYFVKGEDYEVDFLDEKNGELIQVTYDEEGIKERELSALTKASSSLGFKPKIVTWDMEEIMDYNGKKIELEPLWKFLLR; encoded by the coding sequence GTGAACGTTGAGGAAATAAAAAGCATTATAAAGGAACAAAGAGAAGATGCAGAAAACTTAATGAGTAGGGCAATACCCAGAGACGTGCCTAAAGAGGAGTTGCTAACAAACCTATCAATACCAAACATCCTAGCAATATTAGGGGTTAGGAGAAGCGGTAAATCTACTCTATCACTCCTATTATTAAAAGACAAAAACTTCGCTTATGTCGATTTTGATGATGAGAGGTTGAGAAATTTAAAATCTGACGATCTGCATATTGTTGAACAAGCAATTTACGAACTTTACGGTAACGTGGATTATATCCTGTTTGACGAAATACAGAACATTCAAGGTTGGGAGCCATTCGTGAGCAGGCTGAGGAAGACTAAAAGGATAATATTAACTGGGAGTAATTCTAAGTTACTTTCCGGTGAGTTGGCCACAAGCCTAACCGGAAGGCATGTGGACTTCACGCTCTTCCCCTTTTCCTTCAAGGAGTTTCTAAGGTTTAAGGGAGTTAATTACTCCGAACCGCTTACCACAAGGGAGAGGGCTGAGATCAAGAACTACTTGAGAGATTACATGAGCATAGGGGGTTTTCCTGAAGCGTTGCTGCTAAACAGCAGGCAAATAGTCAACAGCATTTATAATGATATACTGTTCAAAGACGTAGTTCAGAGGCTTAAGATAAAGAGGATATCTAGGTTCAAGGACTTTTCCTCAGCAATAATTTCCCTTTACTCTTCTGAAGTTTCTCTAAATAGAATTGCTAGAATGCTCAGAATTGATTATAAAACTGTTGATGAGTGGTTTTACGGTCTAACTTCAAGTTACTTAATTTACTCCGTAGAAAGGTATACAGGAAAGTTAAGCAGAATTGCAGAAAACAAGAAGGTTTACGTAGTTGACATGGGTATTATTCAAGAAGTCTCTATAAAAAAGGATATGGGAAGATTAATGGAGAATTTAGTCGCAATACATTTGCTTAGGAAAAACCAGAACAAGGGAGTTTATTTCGTTAAAGGGGAGGACTACGAGGTAGACTTTTTAGATGAGAAAAATGGAGAGTTAATACAGGTAACTTATGATGAGGAGGGGATAAAGGAGAGGGAGTTAAGTGCTTTAACTAAAGCCTCCTCATCATTGGGTTTTAAACCCAAAATCGTAACGTGGGACATGGAGGAAATAATGGATTATAACGGTAAGAAAATCGAGTTAGAGCCATTGTGGAAGTTTTTATTGAGATGA
- a CDS encoding AbrB/MazE/SpoVT family DNA-binding domain-containing protein, translating into MGKEFILTIDDRGRITIPKEVRELIMSVEDSKIVLEPIVVDVDKYYGIFRKDLGNV; encoded by the coding sequence ATGGGTAAGGAGTTTATATTAACAATTGATGACAGAGGCAGAATTACTATACCTAAAGAAGTGAGAGAACTAATTATGAGTGTGGAAGATTCTAAAATAGTACTAGAGCCCATAGTAGTAGACGTTGACAAATATTATGGAATATTTAGGAAAGATTTGGGAAACGTGTAA
- a CDS encoding PaREP1 family protein yields the protein MESKIPAIEKHRDAYVKIRIIESLDELALGLKLLKEGFSRNSANKVFQSWKAIISALTVINLEKMPRNEKEKEWYYKSGFLAPTTGLKGISQRLEELGYKVNSLTSVALELHRYAYNGLYKGASYYYEREEAINDIIYLSKEIMKVIKEFFKEYWDEEIEEHYNLAEKELMK from the coding sequence ATGGAGTCAAAAATACCCGCCATAGAGAAACACAGAGATGCTTACGTAAAGATAAGGATAATAGAAAGCCTAGATGAACTAGCTTTAGGATTAAAATTACTAAAGGAAGGGTTTAGCAGGAACTCCGCTAATAAAGTATTTCAGTCTTGGAAGGCAATAATAAGTGCATTAACAGTCATAAACCTTGAGAAAATGCCTAGAAACGAAAAAGAGAAGGAGTGGTATTATAAGTCTGGATTCCTTGCCCCTACCACTGGATTAAAAGGAATTTCACAGAGGCTTGAAGAACTTGGATATAAGGTAAATTCCCTAACTTCAGTTGCGTTAGAATTACATAGGTATGCTTATAATGGACTTTATAAAGGGGCGAGCTACTATTACGAAAGGGAAGAAGCTATTAATGACATCATTTACTTGTCTAAGGAAATTATGAAGGTTATAAAAGAATTCTTTAAGGAATATTGGGATGAGGAAATTGAAGAACATTACAACCTTGCTGAGAAGGAACTGATGAAATAG
- a CDS encoding mannonate dehydratase, translating into MRIAEILVESSPTPFWDILKQIGVDEATGILPRWYPDWRQWRSDNPWDYSSLSNYKRMIEEAGFKLTVIEDNPPMDKIIYGLPGKEEQLENVAKLIENMGKLKIPIWCYNWMPDGWLRTRTALRGRGGALTSGFDEEDLKEAPPPKLGKIDKATLWKNLREFLKFILPIAEDANVKLAIHPDDPPLDEVRGVARIMNTVEAFDKLIEEFPSEYNGITFDHSIFSLMTNDLVSVVRHFLEKKRIFFVHFREVIGNKSKFEEVFIDEGMTRQFEEMREYIKHGFYGPFRVDHTPTLLGDTMQLSVPGYSVLGRIHAIGYLQGLFRAAAESLGYYQ; encoded by the coding sequence ATGCGTATAGCCGAAATATTGGTAGAAAGCTCTCCTACACCGTTCTGGGATATTTTAAAACAGATAGGAGTTGATGAGGCTACTGGTATATTACCTAGATGGTATCCAGATTGGAGACAATGGAGATCTGATAACCCTTGGGATTATAGTTCATTATCTAATTATAAAAGGATGATTGAGGAAGCTGGATTTAAGTTAACAGTTATTGAGGACAATCCACCCATGGATAAGATAATATATGGCTTACCAGGTAAGGAAGAACAGTTAGAAAATGTAGCTAAATTAATTGAAAACATGGGGAAGCTAAAGATTCCAATATGGTGCTATAATTGGATGCCTGACGGCTGGCTTAGGACTAGGACTGCCTTAAGGGGTAGAGGAGGAGCATTAACATCTGGTTTTGATGAAGAGGATTTAAAGGAGGCACCTCCACCAAAATTAGGGAAAATTGATAAGGCCACACTCTGGAAGAACTTAAGGGAATTCCTTAAATTTATTCTTCCAATAGCTGAGGACGCTAATGTAAAATTGGCAATTCACCCAGACGATCCACCATTAGATGAGGTCAGAGGCGTTGCCAGGATAATGAATACTGTAGAGGCTTTTGATAAGTTAATAGAGGAATTCCCAAGCGAGTATAATGGTATAACATTTGACCACTCAATCTTCTCCTTAATGACTAACGATTTAGTATCAGTAGTTAGACATTTCTTAGAAAAGAAGAGAATATTCTTCGTCCATTTCAGAGAGGTTATAGGGAATAAAAGTAAATTTGAGGAAGTGTTTATTGACGAAGGTATGACAAGGCAATTTGAGGAAATGAGGGAATATATAAAACATGGATTTTACGGACCCTTTAGAGTAGATCACACCCCTACGCTATTAGGAGATACTATGCAGTTATCCGTACCTGGATATTCCGTGCTGGGTAGAATTCATGCAATAGGTTACCTTCAAGGGCTATTTAGGGCTGCTGCTGAAAGCTTAGGCTATTATCAATAG
- a CDS encoding threonine ammonia-lyase encodes MLRIPTLRDVIKARKVISRFLYKTPLVYSKSLSSLLGCDVYLKLENTLPTKAFKVRGMVYYVNVKEVKKGIVVASTGNFAQATAYAANLVGKKAVIVMPQGVPTNKIEAVKELGGEVVFYGKIFDESLGYAKNLAEKEGLDFVHSVNESLLYEGVGTMHLEVLEDLPDVDLVINPIGGGSGAGSAVIVYKSADPKIEVICVQAEGASSVYQSLKQGKIISTGIANTIAEGIATGRTYELAFTILNKRIDDVILVSDEEIINAVKLLFKKERIIAEPAGAASLAAAMKLKFSSKKKVVLMITGGNISDQLANKLFND; translated from the coding sequence ATGTTAAGAATACCAACTTTAAGGGATGTAATTAAAGCAAGAAAGGTTATTTCTAGATTTCTTTATAAGACGCCACTAGTTTATTCTAAATCTCTGTCATCCTTACTGGGTTGTGATGTCTATCTTAAGCTCGAAAATACTTTACCTACTAAGGCTTTTAAGGTTAGGGGAATGGTCTATTACGTTAATGTTAAAGAGGTTAAGAAGGGTATAGTAGTAGCCTCTACTGGAAATTTCGCTCAAGCAACAGCTTATGCTGCAAATTTAGTAGGCAAAAAGGCAGTGATAGTAATGCCTCAAGGAGTTCCTACAAATAAAATAGAGGCAGTGAAAGAATTAGGTGGTGAGGTAGTATTTTATGGCAAAATATTTGATGAAAGTTTAGGATATGCTAAGAATTTGGCTGAGAAAGAAGGTTTAGATTTCGTGCATAGTGTAAATGAGTCTTTATTATATGAAGGAGTTGGTACTATGCATTTGGAAGTTTTAGAAGATCTACCAGATGTGGACTTAGTTATTAACCCAATAGGTGGGGGATCTGGTGCAGGTAGTGCTGTAATTGTGTATAAATCAGCTGATCCAAAAATAGAAGTAATATGTGTTCAAGCAGAAGGTGCTTCTAGTGTATATCAATCACTTAAGCAAGGAAAGATAATTAGTACTGGAATAGCCAACACAATAGCTGAGGGAATAGCTACTGGAAGAACTTATGAGTTAGCCTTTACTATTTTAAATAAGAGAATTGATGATGTAATATTAGTAAGTGACGAAGAAATAATTAATGCTGTAAAACTATTATTTAAAAAAGAGAGAATAATTGCAGAACCTGCTGGTGCAGCATCATTAGCTGCTGCAATGAAACTAAAATTTTCCAGTAAGAAGAAAGTTGTTTTAATGATAACTGGAGGAAATATAAGTGATCAGCTAGCAAATAAATTATTTAATGATTAG
- a CDS encoding PIN domain-containing protein → MIVDTGVIIECINEAGKYHEKVKKLIESNTSLFVTPITLSEVIYVSYRVYRAAGLNDANDYAKEFVEWLLNKLKVTEINHEIVIKAGEIKKKYGIALPDCYVIATADYLKDKALFKKEKEIVQALDRIRKELGDIISFIDK, encoded by the coding sequence ATGATAGTTGACACTGGGGTTATAATAGAGTGTATAAATGAGGCGGGGAAATATCATGAAAAGGTTAAGAAGTTAATTGAAAGCAATACTTCACTTTTCGTCACACCAATTACTTTAAGTGAAGTGATTTACGTAAGTTATAGGGTTTATAGAGCGGCAGGGTTAAACGATGCTAACGATTATGCTAAGGAATTTGTTGAATGGTTATTAAATAAACTTAAAGTAACGGAGATTAACCACGAAATAGTGATAAAAGCGGGAGAAATTAAGAAAAAGTATGGAATAGCTTTACCAGACTGTTACGTAATAGCTACTGCAGATTACTTGAAAGATAAGGCCCTTTTTAAGAAGGAAAAAGAAATCGTACAAGCTTTAGATAGGATTAGAAAGGAACTAGGAGATATTATCAGTTTTATTGACAAATAA